One Aquipuribacter sp. SD81 DNA segment encodes these proteins:
- a CDS encoding GNAT family N-acetyltransferase, which yields MRLQVEDVDVRPANEVPFDDVLTVFGERGYPARCLCQRFKVTGWLWRDTVVEERVEMARVSTGCDDPDATETSGLVAYVDGEPAGWVAVEPRTAYPKLFSPQFHVPWRGRHEDRDDPSVWAVTCFCVRPGFRGRGLTYVLAEAAVEHARTNGASAVEGYGMLVEPGQDVTWGELFVGPAQVLAAAGFERVSHPTKRRVVMRRQL from the coding sequence GTGCGGCTGCAGGTCGAGGACGTCGACGTCCGTCCGGCGAACGAGGTGCCCTTCGACGACGTCCTGACGGTCTTCGGCGAGCGGGGGTACCCCGCGCGCTGCCTGTGCCAGCGCTTCAAGGTGACGGGCTGGCTCTGGCGGGACACGGTCGTCGAGGAGCGCGTCGAGATGGCCCGGGTCTCCACCGGCTGCGACGACCCGGACGCGACGGAGACGAGCGGGCTCGTCGCCTACGTCGACGGCGAGCCGGCCGGGTGGGTGGCGGTCGAGCCGCGCACGGCCTACCCGAAGCTCTTCTCGCCCCAGTTCCACGTGCCGTGGCGGGGCCGGCACGAGGACCGGGACGACCCGTCGGTGTGGGCCGTGACGTGCTTCTGCGTGAGGCCGGGCTTCCGCGGCCGCGGCCTCACGTACGTGCTGGCCGAGGCGGCGGTCGAGCACGCCCGCACGAACGGGGCGAGCGCGGTCGAGGGCTACGGGATGCTCGTGGAGCCGGGACAGGACGTGACCTGGGGCGAGCTCTTCGTGGGCCCGGCTCAGGTCCTCGCCGCGGCCGGGTTCGAGCGGGTGAGCCACCCGACCAAGCGGCGGGTCGTCATGCGCCGCCAGCTGTGA